The genome window AGCACTCGGGCCCGCTTGGCGCAATGGATCCCACGGCAATCAGTCAGTGGCAGGGCGACGGCATTATTGCGCGTATTGCGAACCCTGAATTACTTGAGCTGATTCAGGCCAAAGGCCTCCCGACGGTTGATGTGCTCGGAAACGTGCGTCCGCGGCCGTTTCCTCTGGTCAAATGCAATGACCGATCAATTGGCGCCTCCGTGGCAGAGCACTTTATGCAAAATGCTCATACGAATTTCGCATTTATTGGGCTGGGCGATGAGCGGTGGTCGCTTGAGCGAGAAGAGGGTTTTCAGGGGGCGTTGAAGGATTTTAAAAGTTCCGTTCACATTTATCATATCAACCAGCAGCGCACCGAAGGCTATCCGGTGCAGGATAACCTCGACTCGGTTAAGGCGTGGCTCGCTGAGCTGCGGCCACCCATAGGTCTGATGGTGGCGAGTGATCAGCTCGCCCCCATTGTATTTGAAGCCTGTCACCAGCTAGGGTTGGCGATTCCGGAGCATGTCAGTGTGGTGGGCGTTGATAACGACCGACCGTTTTGTAACTTGTGCCGACCTCGGCTGAGTAGTGTTGAGCCGAACCACGAACTCGTCGGTTACCGCGCGGCTCAAACGTTGGAACGATTGATTAATGGTGAAACGCTCGACGAGCCGATGATCGAAATCGATCTGCATACCTTGCACCCGCGGCTATCGAGTGAACTCATTGCGATCGATGATCCCGCGCTGTTAAAGGCGCTCAACTATATTCGCGAGCATGCCTGCGTGGGGACGAGTCTCGACGCGATTGCCAGAGCCTCCGGGCTGTCGCGCAGTGTGCTGCAACGCCGTTTCAGGGATAAATTGAACCGCACGGTAGGCGATGTCATACTCAACGAAAAATTACGTAGCGCTCGCGAAATGCTGAAAGAGACGGAGCTGCCGATCGCGCTCATCGCTGAGCGCAGTGGCTTTAATTGCCAGGAGTATATGAATCACATCTTCAAGAAGCACCTAGAGACGACACCGCGAAAATATCGGTTACGATGAGGATGAATTCGTCTGCGGTGAATGCCGCTGTATCGGGGTAAGGACGATATGGATTATTATAGGTTCGGTTTGAGCCGTTCTATAATCTAATATCGTTGTCTCTGTGGACTGCTCCATCAAGTGTCTGGGAGTGCTGACACATAAGGTAAAAGTTTCCGAAGATGAAGTGATTGCCGGCAAGGGTTCGATTGCAATCGAACCGATTGCTACAGGTGAGATTGTTTGGCAGCCGAACGACGGATTTCCTATCGTTAGCAATGCAGAGCGTAAGTTGCGTGATGATAAGCATGAGTTTAGCCAAGTGGGATTGGATCTGTTTGCGAAGGTTGAGCCTGATGGATGGTGTTATAACCATTCGTGTGTCCCGAATAGTGCATTAATCGGCGGCAATATTGTCGCGATGCGCAATGTCGCATTGGGCGAAGAGGTGACCTATGACTATGGTCTTACGGAAACCTCTAATCGGTGGAGTTTTTGGTGTCAATGTGGCCACCCTGAGTGTCGACTCCATATCAGTAATCAGGATTACCTGAATACTGAGCTGCGAAATCGCCAGAAAGACTATGTTTCTGCTCACGCCGAATACGCGGCAGCACAGGCCGATCGAATTTCAGTTTTGAAGTATTATGTCAGACGCTGGCTCTATTTGCTAAAGCTAAAGCTTCGGGGAGACGGATCTTCTGCAATGTCACTTCTGAAATAATGAGCATTGCAAATGGGGAGGTGACGCTTTTTTTATTGGAGTATGAAGGATGATCGCACTGTCGGGTTGAAAGGCTTTTACGATAGACTCGTTCGCAAGGGGGTTCTAGGGATTCTCGCCTATGTGGCTCCATCTAACCTTGCTGCTACAGGGCGACGCTTAGGTTACTACATCAGTCTAGCTTCCTCTACGGCAATCAGTCGTCTGTGGGATTGGCGCCACGGGGTCGAAACCTGTCGTGGTGTCGCAACGAATGAGTTGTCTGGCTCTGATGAGGCTCTTAAATTCGCGGTTTTTTATGCACCTTGCGCTCCAAGCGCATTGAGGTTTATGCTGGGATGCATACGCGTTCCGCACGAGAGATTCGAGTTCGTTGATTACGGCTCAGGTAAGGGAAAAGTCTTACTAATTGCCAGCGAGTATCCGTTTAAAAAAATTACTGGAGTTGAATTTGATAGAGCCTTGCATGAGCGAGCGGTTCAAAATTTGAAGGACTACAAATGGCGATCTTGCCGACCTCGTAAATGCCCGGTGATTGAACCTGTGCATTTAGATGCGAAAAAATACCGTTTGCCTGCAGATCCCTGTTTCCTTATTTTTTACTCTCCTTTTTGTTCGGACCTTTTGTGCGAAGTGCTTGAGGGGATCCGTTTGGACTTAGAGGCGAATCCTCGTGATGCGGTGATTTGTTTCTTTGACGATGCTGTCGAAAACTCCCAGGTGCCCAAGGTGAATGGGATACTATCGTTATGGGAGGGTTGGGAAGTTGTTCAAATTCCTGACATCCCCAAACGTATGGATATGTTTTACTCGGCTGAGGCTGTCGTTTACAGGTTTGTTGTTTAAGGTGTAGTATTACCTGTTTATAATGAATTCGGTAAACGTTTTTCTACTTTGCTTTATGAGTGTTGCCTTTATTCTGACGTGTCACACCCAATGAAAATTCGAGGACTACTACAACGGCTGGCTGGATGTAATAATACGCTGATTGTCTGTTGGTTCCCTTGGTATTGGTGTGGGAGCGAAACGGCACGGTTGAGGAAACTGGTGTCTCACCTTGAGTGGACGTCCTGTGGTCGATTCTCCACAAAAGTTTATTTTATATGTAAAGCGCTGCTTTGGCCTGCGATCGCTGCTTGTGCACTTGTTCTGGTTTGGAGGCGCTATGCCAAAGAAGCTGTGCCGATCAACGATCGATCAATGATTCGTCAATTGATTGAATTATGCCAGTTCACCTTTTGGTATGGCGCGAGTCCGAATGAATATTATGAGCGCAGGATGTATGAGCAGCATTTGCCATCAGTCATGCGCGATTTTATATCGCAGCATGAATGTCAGATATTGGCCTCTGCACTGAATGGCATCGGCGTCGAAGGTATTAAGAATAAACAGCAGTTTGAGTCGATTTGTGTCGCTGCAGGGCTGCCGGTTGTTCCGGTTTTGTATTATCTTGATTCGACGCGAGGGACTGAGCTCCCGAACCATTTGGAGCTTCCACACGCTAACTTATTTCTGAAACCCGTATATGGTAAGAAGGGTATCGGTATCCAACGGTGGGATTTCGATGCCTATAGTCACAGTTGGTCGTTCAATGGTAGGGTTCTGCCAGAAGACAGTTTGCGAGCGTATATGATCCAACTTGCTAAGACAGATGCTTACATTCTCCAACAGGCAGTATCTAACCATTCAAGCGTTGCTTGTTTTTCGTTGAGTGGGGTGGTCACCTTTCGTGTGGTTACGGTGTGTGATGGCCTCTCTGATGCGGAAGTGGTCGCCGCCTACCTTGCGGCCCCGCGTGGTCATACAGTGACAAACCACGAAAATTACGGAGGGATGATGGCTGAGCTAGATATTTCGACACAGCGCTTTGATGCGGCTTATAGTGAGACTCCATATATGGAGAGGCATCGAAACCATCCGGATACTGGTGCGCAGATCGAGGGTGCGAAACTTCCAAGTTGGCCAGGGATGGCTGCACTTGCTGTCAGCGCGCATGCCTTATTTCCAGACGTAGTCTCGGTTGGTTGGGATATTGTTTATACTCCGGAGGGATTTCGTTTATTAGAGGGCAATACATTTTGGGGGATGAGCCCGGGATTGTTTTTAGGACGCACCGAGTATGTGCGTGTTTGCTTTGAATTGTGGGAACGCAAGCAATCTAGTTCTACTGCATCGCCTTTATGAGACAGAGTTGTAAATTTCAGCTTACCTAGTGTTCACAACAAGTCTGCTGGATCTATAAGACGGAGGTTGGCTTCCACCTGTTTGCACACTGGTTCAATTTTCTTGATACCAGTATTATATGAAATAACGTCAGTTTTGATGGGGACGGATGCTCATAAACTTTTGCTTATCTATAATAAAGCTTACGGGAGCCTGACTGCGTATCCGTGGATGTTTGCCCATAACGCACACTTTGTTGTCGATGTGTTGGCGCCGAGAGGCCACATCATACAATCCAGCAGATGGGTGCGCCGTGTGTTTGATTTTAATGAGGAAGAAGACTTATTCGCTAGCTTAGTCGATCTCTTGGCGAGTGGTGAATATGCCGCAATACACTGTATTGACGAGTCTTCGAGGAATCTGATCTTAGAACATAATGAAGATGTGCGCTTACGATCATATCTGCCTTTTCCTTTCGATTCTTCGCTAAATACAGTGTGCTGCGATAAAGTTTCGTTTCATCAATGGTGTCAGACCGAGGGAGTGCCTGTGCCCAAGAGTGTGATCGCTCAGACGATAGAAGGTTTAAAGCGCTCTGCTGCGGATCTGGGGTATCCGTTCATCCTAAAAGGCGCGTTTGGTTCGCGGGGGACAACTGTATGGCTGATTGAGTCTGAGCTGCAGTTAGTGTGTGCATCGGAGTCGTTTCCTGAGATGCCAGCTTGGCTCGTTCAGGAGTATTTGCCGGGTAAAGCTGGGACGAGCTCTATCGTGTGTCGAGAGGGGGTGCTGTATACTGCGTGTCACTCCTATAAAACCGTGACTCTAGATGGAGGTTTTGGGACGTCTGCGGTGAAGACTTTTGTATCTTCTGAGGAATTAGATCAACTGGCTCACTTAGTCGCAGAAAGGACACGAGTGAATGGTGCCACTGGTTACGACTGGATCTTAGACTCGGCTGGTCGACCACTTTTGATTGATCCACATTTTGGGCGCGGGCCGTCCTCTATGATGATTTCGCATCTAGATGGAGTGATGATTGATGCAGCGTTGGCAGCGTCCTTGTCGGGGGCAGATCCGATTGAATCGCATTGTTCAAAAATAAAGCACGTTTGGATTTTTCCTCAGTGCTTGAGCCTCATTTTTGAAGGCCGAGTTCGAGAGGCGTGGCAAGCGGCCAATTTATTTAAAAAAGATGTCGCGATCTTTCTATGCGGTCACGGTGAGTGGCGTTTATTCTTCAAACAAGTCGTGCCTCTGGCCTTTGGTAAATTTAGGGTATTACTCGGAGGGCTTCGGCGTCGTTGCTTTGGTGATTAATCTGAGGAGAGTTTTTCCGTATTTATATTATGACTTCTTCTGATATGATAGAAAGAATGTCCTTGATGTATTGCGACTCAAAGAGCCAAATTATTAATTGAATGAACACTGAGAGCGAGAAGCAGTGTGTCCTGCTAATATACCGACGTTATTCGAGTAGTTTTACTGCGTATCCTTGGTTGTTCGCGCGGTC of Lentimonas sp. CC4 contains these proteins:
- a CDS encoding XylR family transcriptional regulator, giving the protein MKRIAILAETSLASGRQIVTGISRFLDERNDWSVFQHSGPLGAMDPTAISQWQGDGIIARIANPELLELIQAKGLPTVDVLGNVRPRPFPLVKCNDRSIGASVAEHFMQNAHTNFAFIGLGDERWSLEREEGFQGALKDFKSSVHIYHINQQRTEGYPVQDNLDSVKAWLAELRPPIGLMVASDQLAPIVFEACHQLGLAIPEHVSVVGVDNDRPFCNLCRPRLSSVEPNHELVGYRAAQTLERLINGETLDEPMIEIDLHTLHPRLSSELIAIDDPALLKALNYIREHACVGTSLDAIARASGLSRSVLQRRFRDKLNRTVGDVILNEKLRSAREMLKETELPIALIAERSGFNCQEYMNHIFKKHLETTPRKYRLR
- a CDS encoding SET domain-containing protein, which encodes MDCSIKCLGVLTHKVKVSEDEVIAGKGSIAIEPIATGEIVWQPNDGFPIVSNAERKLRDDKHEFSQVGLDLFAKVEPDGWCYNHSCVPNSALIGGNIVAMRNVALGEEVTYDYGLTETSNRWSFWCQCGHPECRLHISNQDYLNTELRNRQKDYVSAHAEYAAAQADRISVLKYYVRRWLYLLKLKLRGDGSSAMSLLK
- a CDS encoding class I SAM-dependent methyltransferase; its protein translation is MKDDRTVGLKGFYDRLVRKGVLGILAYVAPSNLAATGRRLGYYISLASSTAISRLWDWRHGVETCRGVATNELSGSDEALKFAVFYAPCAPSALRFMLGCIRVPHERFEFVDYGSGKGKVLLIASEYPFKKITGVEFDRALHERAVQNLKDYKWRSCRPRKCPVIEPVHLDAKKYRLPADPCFLIFYSPFCSDLLCEVLEGIRLDLEANPRDAVICFFDDAVENSQVPKVNGILSLWEGWEVVQIPDIPKRMDMFYSAEAVVYRFVV
- a CDS encoding sugar-transfer associated ATP-grasp domain-containing protein — protein: MKIRGLLQRLAGCNNTLIVCWFPWYWCGSETARLRKLVSHLEWTSCGRFSTKVYFICKALLWPAIAACALVLVWRRYAKEAVPINDRSMIRQLIELCQFTFWYGASPNEYYERRMYEQHLPSVMRDFISQHECQILASALNGIGVEGIKNKQQFESICVAAGLPVVPVLYYLDSTRGTELPNHLELPHANLFLKPVYGKKGIGIQRWDFDAYSHSWSFNGRVLPEDSLRAYMIQLAKTDAYILQQAVSNHSSVACFSLSGVVTFRVVTVCDGLSDAEVVAAYLAAPRGHTVTNHENYGGMMAELDISTQRFDAAYSETPYMERHRNHPDTGAQIEGAKLPSWPGMAALAVSAHALFPDVVSVGWDIVYTPEGFRLLEGNTFWGMSPGLFLGRTEYVRVCFELWERKQSSSTASPL
- a CDS encoding ATP-grasp domain-containing protein, which codes for MLIYNKAYGSLTAYPWMFAHNAHFVVDVLAPRGHIIQSSRWVRRVFDFNEEEDLFASLVDLLASGEYAAIHCIDESSRNLILEHNEDVRLRSYLPFPFDSSLNTVCCDKVSFHQWCQTEGVPVPKSVIAQTIEGLKRSAADLGYPFILKGAFGSRGTTVWLIESELQLVCASESFPEMPAWLVQEYLPGKAGTSSIVCREGVLYTACHSYKTVTLDGGFGTSAVKTFVSSEELDQLAHLVAERTRVNGATGYDWILDSAGRPLLIDPHFGRGPSSMMISHLDGVMIDAALAASLSGADPIESHCSKIKHVWIFPQCLSLIFEGRVREAWQAANLFKKDVAIFLCGHGEWRLFFKQVVPLAFGKFRVLLGGLRRRCFGD